A stretch of the Panicum virgatum strain AP13 chromosome 9N, P.virgatum_v5, whole genome shotgun sequence genome encodes the following:
- the LOC120693019 gene encoding eukaryotic translation initiation factor 3 subunit B-like isoform X2 has protein sequence MALAISMEGIEARARELGVDLSAVDLDSITLPAGEDFGILSDDEEILRNEDPPELEMGLSNIIVVDNLPVVPPEKFEKLENVIRKIYSQIGVIKENGLWMPVNPDTKKTYGYCFIEYNTPQEAELAREKTNGYKLDKSHILAVNMLDDFGKYMKVPDTWTPAEINPYTPGENLLKWLTDEKARDQFVLRAGTLTEVYWNDVRKLAPELVFQKQYWTDSFIQWSPLGTYLATVHRQGSQVWGGENGFERLMFVASF, from the exons ATGGCGCTGGCAATCTCCATGGAAGGAATCGAGGCGCGTGCGCGGGAGCTCGGGGTGGACCTCTCCGCCGTCGATCTGGACTCCATCACCCTCCCGGCCGGCGAGGACTTCGGCATCCTCAG TGATGATGAGGAGATACTTCGAAATGAGGACCCTCCTGAACTTGAAATGGGTTTATCCAACATTATCGTAGTGGACAATCTGCCGGTCGTTCCTccagaaaaatttgagaagctTGAGAATGTTATTCGCAAGATATACAGCCAAAttggagtgataaaagaaaATGGTCTATGGATGCCGGTCAACCCAGATACAAAGAAGACATATGGCTACTGTTTCATTGAGTATAATACCCCTCAG GAAGCTGAGCTTGCAAGGGAAAAAACCAATGGGTACAAGCTCGACAAGTCTCATATCCTTGCAGTTAACATGCTTGATGACTTTGGGAAATACATGAAAGTTCCTGACACATGGACGCCTGCAGAAATAAATCCATACACTCCTGGA gAAAATCTTCTGAAATGGCTAACTGATGAAAAGGCCCGAGATCAGTTTGTCCTCCGTGCTGGTACATTGACAGAAGTTTACTGGAATGATGTTAGAAAGCTGGCACCTGAACTCGTGTTTCAAAAGCAG TACTGGACAGACAGTTTCATTCAGTGGTCCCCTCTTGGAACATATTTGGCAACTGTTCATAGGCAGGGGTCACAGGTGTGGGGCGGTGAAAATGGCTTCGAGCGGTTgatgtttgttgcaagtttctAA
- the LOC120693019 gene encoding eukaryotic translation initiation factor 3 subunit B-like isoform X1: MALAISMEGIEARARELGVDLSAVDLDSITLPAGEDFGILSDDEEILRNEDPPELEMGLSNIIVVDNLPVVPPEKFEKLENVIRKIYSQIGVIKENGLWMPVNPDTKKTYGYCFIEYNTPQEAELAREKTNGYKLDKSHILAVNMLDDFGKYMKVPDTWTPAEINPYTPGENLLKWLTDEKARDQFVLRAGTLTEVYWNDVRKLAPELVFQKQSRYNGWLGVGDVRRGRRREKAAGDSQNAGLSGRRRAARAVIG, translated from the exons ATGGCGCTGGCAATCTCCATGGAAGGAATCGAGGCGCGTGCGCGGGAGCTCGGGGTGGACCTCTCCGCCGTCGATCTGGACTCCATCACCCTCCCGGCCGGCGAGGACTTCGGCATCCTCAG TGATGATGAGGAGATACTTCGAAATGAGGACCCTCCTGAACTTGAAATGGGTTTATCCAACATTATCGTAGTGGACAATCTGCCGGTCGTTCCTccagaaaaatttgagaagctTGAGAATGTTATTCGCAAGATATACAGCCAAAttggagtgataaaagaaaATGGTCTATGGATGCCGGTCAACCCAGATACAAAGAAGACATATGGCTACTGTTTCATTGAGTATAATACCCCTCAG GAAGCTGAGCTTGCAAGGGAAAAAACCAATGGGTACAAGCTCGACAAGTCTCATATCCTTGCAGTTAACATGCTTGATGACTTTGGGAAATACATGAAAGTTCCTGACACATGGACGCCTGCAGAAATAAATCCATACACTCCTGGA gAAAATCTTCTGAAATGGCTAACTGATGAAAAGGCCCGAGATCAGTTTGTCCTCCGTGCTGGTACATTGACAGAAGTTTACTGGAATGATGTTAGAAAGCTGGCACCTGAACTCGTGTTTCAAAAGCAG AGCAGGTATAATGGCTGGCTGGGGGTGGGTGACGTCCGACgtggaaggaggagagagaaggcaGCAGGCGACTCGCAAAACGCCGGCCTCAGCGGTCGGAGACGCGCTGCGCGGGCGGTGATTGGTTGA
- the LOC120691544 gene encoding uncharacterized protein LOC120691544 isoform X1: MYSKTPSGPGNNSNAKSFVAGVAMETSATTPTRPSHPLAASQSPSPSSLRLWRSAAQRNVRNQWSHIHAAKEQWLSAAFDGRSHTSNLVNAHISRRGMPAMDLGVLKDMPGIRDKASSKLVRREEQYRDMLVLSYKNMVGALCCLVKASRSMRCFSKVSPNDSVAQFSERRDDLNDSGDGGGAPVFKWFSILEFESFAQELVEMFVSDLKLKRLLVLELLSVTFKEGVEHETLLDLGDELYDGESNELQSIGLQSGGTCPLPENWCADISGSRRPGNPPSYEVLQVYLTAWLANVNINNSRIDEIFELVEEEMKIKVS, from the exons ATGTACTCCAAGACTCCAAGTGGGCCAGGGAACAATAGCAACGCAAAATCCTTCGTCGCAGGCGTAGCAATGGAGACCTCTGCAACAACCCCAACCCGCCCGTCCCACCCGCTTGCCGCCTCCCAATCGCCGTCGCCCTCGTCGCTGAGGCTGTGGAGGTCGGCGGCGCAGCGCAACGTGCGCAACCAATGGTCGCATATCCATGCCGCCAAGGAGCAGTGGCTATCTGCCGCTTTTGACGGCCGCTCCCACACCTCCAATCTCGTCAACGCCCACATCTCCCGCAG GGGCATGCCGGCGATGGATTTGGGAGTGCTCAAGGACATGCCAGGGATCCGTGATAAGGCGAGCTCCAAGTTGGTGCGTAGAGAG GAGCAATACCGTGACATGCTTGTGTTGTCCTACAAGAATATG GTCGGTGCTCTGTGCTGCTTGGTTAAAGCTTCCCGTTCTATGCGCTGTTTTTCCAAAGTGTCCCCAAATGATTCTGTTGCACAATTTTCTGAACGACGAGATGATTTAAATGATTCAGGGGATGGTGGAGGTGCCCCGGTATTCAAATGGTTTTCAATATTAGAGTTTG AGAGTTTTGCCCAGGAGCTTGTTGAGATGTTTGTTTCAGACCTAAAGTTGAAG AGACTGCTAGTCTTGGAACTTCTCTCAGTTACTTTCAAGGAAGGTGTAGAACATGAGACATTATTAGATTTGGGTGATGAACTATATGATGGTGAATCAAACGAACTTCAGAGTATCGGCCTTCAGTCAGGTGGGACTTGCCCACTGCCTGAAAATTGGTGTGCCGATATTTCAGGAAGTCGGCGACCTGGCAATCCCCCTTCATACGAAGTTTTACAG GTTTATTTAACTGCTTGGCTTGCAAATGTGAACATCAACAACAGTAG AATTGATGAAATATTTGAGCTTGTCGAGGAGGAGATGAAAATCAAAGTTTCTTGA
- the LOC120691544 gene encoding uncharacterized protein LOC120691544 isoform X3, whose amino-acid sequence MYSKTPSGPGNNSNAKSFVAGVAMETSATTPTRPSHPLAASQSPSPSSLRLWRSAAQRNVRNQWSHIHAAKEQWLSAAFDGRSHTSNLVNAHISRRGMPAMDLGVLKDMPGIRDKASSKLVRREEQYRDMLVLSYKNMVGALCCLVKASRSMRCFSKVSPNDSVAQFSERRDDLNDSGDGGGAPVFKWFSILEFESFAQELVEMFVSDLKLKVHHPSLHGDACHKKFLNSVFSHPVF is encoded by the exons ATGTACTCCAAGACTCCAAGTGGGCCAGGGAACAATAGCAACGCAAAATCCTTCGTCGCAGGCGTAGCAATGGAGACCTCTGCAACAACCCCAACCCGCCCGTCCCACCCGCTTGCCGCCTCCCAATCGCCGTCGCCCTCGTCGCTGAGGCTGTGGAGGTCGGCGGCGCAGCGCAACGTGCGCAACCAATGGTCGCATATCCATGCCGCCAAGGAGCAGTGGCTATCTGCCGCTTTTGACGGCCGCTCCCACACCTCCAATCTCGTCAACGCCCACATCTCCCGCAG GGGCATGCCGGCGATGGATTTGGGAGTGCTCAAGGACATGCCAGGGATCCGTGATAAGGCGAGCTCCAAGTTGGTGCGTAGAGAG GAGCAATACCGTGACATGCTTGTGTTGTCCTACAAGAATATG GTCGGTGCTCTGTGCTGCTTGGTTAAAGCTTCCCGTTCTATGCGCTGTTTTTCCAAAGTGTCCCCAAATGATTCTGTTGCACAATTTTCTGAACGACGAGATGATTTAAATGATTCAGGGGATGGTGGAGGTGCCCCGGTATTCAAATGGTTTTCAATATTAGAGTTTG AGAGTTTTGCCCAGGAGCTTGTTGAGATGTTTGTTTCAGACCTAAAGTTGAAGGTACATCATCCCTCTTTGCATGGTGATGCTTGCCACAAGAAGTTTTTGAATTCAGTTTTCAGTCATCCAGTATTTTAG
- the LOC120691544 gene encoding uncharacterized protein LOC120691544 isoform X2, translated as METSATTPTRPSHPLAASQSPSPSSLRLWRSAAQRNVRNQWSHIHAAKEQWLSAAFDGRSHTSNLVNAHISRRGMPAMDLGVLKDMPGIRDKASSKLVRREEQYRDMLVLSYKNMVGALCCLVKASRSMRCFSKVSPNDSVAQFSERRDDLNDSGDGGGAPVFKWFSILEFESFAQELVEMFVSDLKLKRLLVLELLSVTFKEGVEHETLLDLGDELYDGESNELQSIGLQSGGTCPLPENWCADISGSRRPGNPPSYEVLQVYLTAWLANVNINNSRIDEIFELVEEEMKIKVS; from the exons ATGGAGACCTCTGCAACAACCCCAACCCGCCCGTCCCACCCGCTTGCCGCCTCCCAATCGCCGTCGCCCTCGTCGCTGAGGCTGTGGAGGTCGGCGGCGCAGCGCAACGTGCGCAACCAATGGTCGCATATCCATGCCGCCAAGGAGCAGTGGCTATCTGCCGCTTTTGACGGCCGCTCCCACACCTCCAATCTCGTCAACGCCCACATCTCCCGCAG GGGCATGCCGGCGATGGATTTGGGAGTGCTCAAGGACATGCCAGGGATCCGTGATAAGGCGAGCTCCAAGTTGGTGCGTAGAGAG GAGCAATACCGTGACATGCTTGTGTTGTCCTACAAGAATATG GTCGGTGCTCTGTGCTGCTTGGTTAAAGCTTCCCGTTCTATGCGCTGTTTTTCCAAAGTGTCCCCAAATGATTCTGTTGCACAATTTTCTGAACGACGAGATGATTTAAATGATTCAGGGGATGGTGGAGGTGCCCCGGTATTCAAATGGTTTTCAATATTAGAGTTTG AGAGTTTTGCCCAGGAGCTTGTTGAGATGTTTGTTTCAGACCTAAAGTTGAAG AGACTGCTAGTCTTGGAACTTCTCTCAGTTACTTTCAAGGAAGGTGTAGAACATGAGACATTATTAGATTTGGGTGATGAACTATATGATGGTGAATCAAACGAACTTCAGAGTATCGGCCTTCAGTCAGGTGGGACTTGCCCACTGCCTGAAAATTGGTGTGCCGATATTTCAGGAAGTCGGCGACCTGGCAATCCCCCTTCATACGAAGTTTTACAG GTTTATTTAACTGCTTGGCTTGCAAATGTGAACATCAACAACAGTAG AATTGATGAAATATTTGAGCTTGTCGAGGAGGAGATGAAAATCAAAGTTTCTTGA